In Candidatus Paceibacterota bacterium, the following proteins share a genomic window:
- a CDS encoding PEP-utilizing enzyme, which produces MKNTRKIKISEGDYKTLTNTISGQEIGTLASEKWFKVLKRLNSPLFDSLIRVGCVSDREDFGLKNKMDKIMTLNYDVYSQEENADKIKVLFEKKCREDYRYLDKLFSGLYKECKLFDTWADKTSKIDFSVMCDKKLLKYYEKYLNFSFNVLVYLWPPLLAEDGLIRIITEELSKVYNPINNYEELQESLRLLTSSETISTIQEKEESLIKLAIKISTFVDVQSLNENLSGVKDNQIKIIKNVYEKYAWIPDAELRFNYESFADFINNLKKVLGENPQKKLNEIEEAKKRLIKAKKQIIKEAGLNKVVITYAHQASDLAHIRLLRVEKLEEVCYKVQNLFYEIGKRAGLDNHKKICLFNFWEITDFLLGEKINLNKILERSGGYAVIYTKDTIYELDIAIGEKIKEIIEKKTERVDTFKGNIACKGLVKGIVKVLHSANEIGKLEAGEILVTSMTMPNYVPAMKIAGAIITDEGGISCHAAIVSRELGIPCIIGTKIATKVLKDGDLVEVDADKGIVRIIKD; this is translated from the coding sequence ATGAAAAATACGAGAAAGATAAAAATATCAGAAGGTGATTATAAAACCTTAACTAATACGATCTCTGGACAAGAAATTGGTACTCTGGCTTCTGAAAAGTGGTTCAAAGTTTTAAAGAGGTTAAACTCTCCTCTTTTTGACTCTCTCATCCGTGTTGGATGTGTTTCAGATAGGGAAGATTTTGGTCTGAAAAATAAAATGGATAAGATAATGACTCTAAACTACGACGTATACTCCCAGGAAGAAAACGCCGATAAAATCAAAGTACTATTTGAAAAGAAGTGCAGAGAAGATTATCGGTATTTAGATAAACTATTTTCAGGGTTATATAAAGAATGTAAATTATTTGATACATGGGCAGATAAAACAAGTAAAATAGATTTTTCTGTTATGTGTGACAAGAAATTACTTAAATATTATGAAAAATATCTTAATTTCTCATTTAATGTATTGGTCTACCTATGGCCACCGCTTTTAGCAGAAGATGGACTAATAAGAATAATTACTGAGGAACTATCAAAAGTATATAATCCAATCAATAATTATGAAGAGCTACAGGAAAGCTTACGTCTTTTAACTTCTTCAGAAACTATTTCAACTATTCAAGAAAAAGAGGAATCTTTGATAAAACTTGCAATAAAAATATCGACTTTTGTAGATGTACAATCACTAAATGAAAATTTAAGCGGTGTTAAAGACAATCAGATAAAGATAATCAAAAATGTTTATGAAAAATATGCCTGGATTCCAGACGCCGAACTTAGATTTAATTATGAGAGCTTTGCTGATTTTATTAATAACCTAAAAAAGGTACTCGGAGAAAATCCACAGAAAAAACTAAATGAGATTGAAGAAGCAAAGAAAAGACTTATTAAAGCAAAAAAACAAATAATAAAAGAGGCTGGATTAAATAAAGTTGTTATTACTTATGCACATCAGGCATCTGATTTGGCGCACATTCGTTTACTAAGAGTAGAGAAACTAGAAGAGGTGTGCTATAAAGTTCAAAATCTATTTTATGAAATAGGAAAAAGGGCTGGACTAGATAATCATAAGAAAATCTGCCTATTCAATTTCTGGGAAATCACAGATTTCTTGCTTGGAGAAAAGATCAATCTAAACAAGATCCTTGAAAGAAGTGGCGGGTATGCTGTCATATATACTAAAGACACAATATACGAATTAGATATAGCAATCGGTGAAAAAATAAAAGAGATAATTGAAAAAAAGACAGAAAGAGTCGATACATTTAAGGGAAATATTGCATGCAAAGGACTTGTTAAAGGTATTGTGAAAGTATTACATTCTGCAAATGAGATAGGTAAATTAGAAGCTGGGGAAATACTTGTGACGAGTATGACTATGCCAAACTATGTTCCTGCAATGAAAATTGCTGGCGCTATAATCACGGATGAGGGAGGTATTAGTTGCCACGCCGCGATTGTTTCAAGAGAGCTAGGTATTCCTTGTATAATAGGCACAAAGATTGCCACAAAGGTGCTAAAAGACGGGGATTTGGTGGAAGTGGATGCAGATAAGGGAATCGTAAGGATAATAAAAGATTAA
- a CDS encoding PEP-utilizing enzyme, protein MWSTTPIMPASWTTSEALITHGDIYGEGEIFCYFDGSVITTYMPKKQLDKFKEIGEKYLDEKYFNKYKSKYRVAAKKWWNWVRKIESVDFSRYTNGQIIKDYNSFIDHAKDSIAYFGSTRTEFTYKAEQRLEEIIRKYFNNDWPRVFGILSTPLSLDDIQREYLDWLSILSKKHDDSILLKHLSKYPWLVFGQYDDKRTLKFLENRKKSEKNTYRLEYSKLKEDKEKLRRGQENIYRKIGSESDEVKYLSDFLQYQSIERMNIKSYWAGSYYLSRHLLNEVSKRINISLSDMLDFVTPPETIELLNGTHRGNIKSIIVDRKESYAIIISDNKLRVVGADEANNLFKEKIKKIINIDNTIKGQIAMLGKATGKVRKVIAGDLDMLQKSIKDFKEGEILVTSMTQPNMMAIARKAAAIIADEGGITSHAAIISRELKIPCIVGCLHSMQVLKDGDLVEVDADKGVVRLLNKKK, encoded by the coding sequence ATGTGGAGTACGACTCCTATAATGCCAGCATCATGGACTACTTCAGAGGCCTTGATAACTCACGGGGATATATATGGAGAGGGTGAAATATTCTGTTATTTTGATGGATCGGTGATCACAACTTATATGCCTAAAAAACAGCTAGATAAATTCAAAGAAATTGGAGAAAAATACCTAGACGAGAAATATTTCAATAAATACAAATCTAAGTATAGGGTAGCAGCAAAGAAATGGTGGAATTGGGTGAGAAAAATCGAATCGGTAGATTTTTCGAGATATACAAATGGGCAAATAATTAAAGATTATAATTCTTTTATTGATCACGCTAAAGATTCGATAGCATATTTTGGAAGCACTAGGACAGAATTTACTTATAAAGCCGAGCAGAGATTAGAAGAGATTATTAGAAAATATTTTAATAATGATTGGCCGAGAGTTTTTGGTATATTATCAACTCCGCTTTCTCTTGATGATATACAAAGAGAATATTTAGATTGGCTAAGTATTTTATCAAAAAAACACGATGACTCGATTTTACTAAAACATCTATCAAAGTATCCTTGGCTTGTCTTCGGCCAATACGACGATAAAAGGACTCTCAAGTTTCTTGAGAATAGAAAAAAATCTGAAAAAAATACGTATAGACTAGAATATTCTAAATTAAAAGAAGATAAGGAGAAGCTCAGAAGAGGACAGGAGAATATTTACAGAAAAATTGGATCAGAAAGTGACGAAGTAAAATATTTATCCGACTTTTTACAATACCAATCAATCGAGAGGATGAATATAAAATCATATTGGGCAGGATCGTATTATTTATCTAGGCATTTATTAAATGAGGTATCAAAGAGAATTAATATCTCTCTATCTGATATGCTAGATTTTGTTACCCCACCAGAGACAATTGAATTGTTAAATGGAACACATCGTGGAAATATAAAATCAATAATCGTAGACAGAAAAGAATCCTATGCAATTATAATAAGTGATAATAAACTTAGAGTTGTTGGAGCAGATGAAGCAAATAATCTTTTTAAAGAAAAAATTAAGAAAATTATCAATATTGATAATACAATAAAGGGTCAAATTGCTATGTTGGGAAAGGCGACGGGAAAAGTCAGGAAGGTTATAGCTGGAGATTTGGATATGCTACAAAAAAGTATAAAGGACTTTAAAGAAGGTGAAATTCTCGTGACAAGTATGACCCAGCCAAATATGATGGCAATAGCGAGAAAAGCGGCTGCCATCATTGCTGACGAAGGCGGTATAACATCTCACGCGGCTATAATAAGCAGAGAATTAAAAATCCCTTGTATTGTCGGTTGTTTACACTCTATGCAGGTGCTTAAAGATGGAGATTTAGTGGAAGTGGATGCAGATAAGGGGGTGGTAAGATTATTAAATAAGAAAAAATGA
- a CDS encoding PEP/pyruvate-binding domain-containing protein produces MKLTLHFRELNKSNADIAGGKGASLGEMTQAGIPVPPGFVVLSTTFDEFVKGANLSEEIDTVLHTVNHKDINSVEVASEKIQSLIKNADMPENIAKEIMSQFKKLDTEFVAVRSSATAEDGAENAWAGQLDSYLNTKEKNVLEKVQHCWASLFTPRAIFYRFEKDLHETKISVAVVIQKMVNSEVSGIAFSVHPVTEDRNQMIIEAGFGLGEAIVSGQITPDSYVVEKDPRRIIDTNISTQARGLYRVSTGGNEWIDISEPKASSQVLTEKQIFEFADLIMKIENHYGFPCDIEWAFEKGKFYIVQSRPITTLTNKDSIRAEAKAEEVKKN; encoded by the coding sequence ATGAAATTAACGTTGCATTTCAGAGAATTGAATAAAAGCAATGCCGATATTGCCGGTGGAAAAGGCGCCTCACTTGGAGAAATGACACAGGCAGGAATACCAGTGCCGCCGGGTTTTGTCGTCCTCTCAACTACTTTCGATGAATTCGTAAAAGGTGCAAATCTTTCTGAAGAAATAGATACTGTTTTACATACAGTAAATCACAAAGATATAAATAGTGTTGAAGTCGCTTCAGAGAAAATTCAAAGTCTTATCAAAAACGCCGATATGCCAGAAAATATTGCGAAAGAGATAATGTCGCAGTTTAAAAAGTTAGATACCGAATTCGTAGCCGTCCGTTCGTCCGCCACCGCAGAAGACGGCGCAGAAAACGCTTGGGCAGGACAACTTGATTCATATTTAAATACTAAAGAGAAAAATGTTTTAGAAAAAGTTCAGCATTGCTGGGCATCACTTTTCACTCCGAGAGCTATTTTTTATAGATTTGAAAAAGATTTACACGAGACAAAGATTTCAGTCGCTGTCGTCATACAAAAAATGGTAAATTCTGAAGTTTCCGGTATAGCTTTCTCTGTACATCCTGTTACCGAAGACAGAAATCAGATGATTATAGAAGCTGGATTTGGTCTTGGGGAAGCCATAGTGTCTGGACAGATAACACCAGATTCATATGTTGTCGAGAAGGATCCGAGAAGAATTATCGATACAAATATTTCAACACAAGCAAGAGGTTTATATAGAGTTTCAACTGGTGGCAATGAGTGGATCGATATTTCTGAACCAAAAGCATCATCTCAAGTACTCACTGAAAAACAAATCTTTGAATTCGCAGATTTAATAATGAAAATCGAGAATCATTATGGTTTCCCTTGCGATATAGAATGGGCTTTTGAAAAAGGAAAATTTTATATAGTACAAAGCAGGCCCATCACTACGCTGACAAATAAAGATTCAATAAGAGCAGAGGCAAAAGCTGAAGAAGTAAAAAAAAACTAA
- a CDS encoding histidine phosphatase family protein, with translation MTHSKRKLVAVFQRHGATNKAQAGQHDLTRTLSEEGRKQAALIGSKIGYKIDLIISSAAGRAVETACITARAAGQLPDGVQHFAEDVLYPHEHTYPILDAAFKKIGYAPLASYLLDPNVVKETAAYAIRAMGRIWEIINEADSGLEDEKQPFVVLITSHAVCANILARNMQLGTDATLEDLVLVGSTSMDAGSAIVIELEDDKSSAKYITP, from the coding sequence ATGACGCACAGCAAACGTAAACTGGTGGCGGTGTTTCAGAGACATGGTGCCACAAACAAAGCGCAAGCGGGTCAGCATGATCTTACCCGCACGCTAAGCGAGGAAGGACGGAAGCAGGCGGCGTTGATTGGGTCAAAGATCGGTTACAAAATTGACCTTATCATCTCGTCTGCTGCTGGGCGCGCGGTGGAAACAGCATGTATCACGGCACGGGCGGCGGGTCAGCTCCCGGATGGGGTTCAGCACTTCGCCGAAGATGTGCTTTATCCGCACGAGCATACCTATCCGATTTTGGACGCAGCGTTCAAGAAAATCGGGTATGCGCCGCTCGCGAGCTATCTCCTCGACCCAAATGTGGTAAAGGAGACCGCAGCTTACGCGATACGTGCAATGGGCAGGATATGGGAAATCATCAACGAGGCCGACTCCGGTCTCGAAGATGAAAAGCAGCCGTTTGTTGTGTTAATAACCTCACACGCCGTCTGCGCCAATATCCTGGCACGGAATATGCAACTCGGTACCGACGCGACGCTTGAGGACCTCGTCCTTGTCGGCAGTACGTCAATGGATGCCGGGTCAGCGATCGTGATTGAGCTCGAGGATGACAAGTCCTCGGCCAAATATATTACGCCGTGA
- a CDS encoding PEP-utilizing enzyme translates to MPEKKYKPEDWIMVRTRYIPALFPLSAYFSWPLGEYLKIKRGISLEIWENGHFTAVVEKEFSKDRNEGAFKILWENKDNLEKIRKEGIEAGQKAVDLCKEFADTCVNRDIESFPDFFDKFIITYQELMRKNMILWLFGGAEAERQLLNHLKEYGIDEAHKILPIMVSHQEKSYSQIEEEEFKNLLKIAKSNGLENINTKEAIKIFSDKYFWFPYEYVGPIVWTEETVSKRVEETLVSKEYNKTSQNIDIVLLQEEYQEKYKFSEETNYLFKIMRNLSLMQDDRKMLSAQICYYFNDIILKWAASKLNLTLDEARYLDPRLARLAISGKDISINIKNRMDIVIETNSDKGSTYHEGSNARKLLIKLNVPWKTDHKDIKEIHGQVANKGKVVGKVRVLKSSHVNNFDNGDIIVTGMTTPDFAPLIKRAGGIITDEGGITCHAAIISRELNIPCIIGTKIATKVLKDGDKVELDAEKGIIRII, encoded by the coding sequence ATGCCTGAAAAGAAATATAAACCAGAAGACTGGATAATGGTGCGTACTAGGTATATACCAGCTCTTTTTCCTTTGTCAGCATATTTTTCTTGGCCTCTTGGCGAATATTTAAAAATTAAAAGAGGGATATCTCTAGAGATATGGGAAAACGGTCACTTCACAGCAGTAGTTGAAAAAGAATTCTCAAAAGACAGAAATGAAGGGGCTTTTAAAATACTTTGGGAAAATAAAGATAATCTTGAGAAGATAAGAAAAGAGGGCATAGAAGCCGGGCAAAAAGCGGTGGATTTATGTAAAGAATTCGCCGATACTTGTGTAAACAGAGATATTGAAAGCTTCCCAGATTTCTTTGATAAATTCATAATCACTTATCAAGAATTGATGCGTAAAAATATGATTCTGTGGCTTTTTGGTGGAGCCGAGGCCGAAAGACAATTACTAAATCATCTTAAAGAATACGGCATAGATGAGGCACATAAAATATTACCTATAATGGTCAGTCATCAAGAAAAATCATATAGCCAGATAGAAGAAGAGGAATTTAAAAATCTGCTAAAAATAGCCAAGTCCAATGGATTAGAAAATATCAATACTAAAGAAGCCATAAAGATATTCTCTGATAAATACTTCTGGTTTCCATATGAATATGTGGGACCTATAGTCTGGACAGAAGAAACTGTATCAAAAAGAGTTGAAGAAACTTTGGTATCAAAAGAATATAATAAAACTTCACAAAACATTGATATTGTTTTGCTACAAGAAGAGTATCAGGAGAAATATAAATTCTCTGAAGAGACAAACTATTTATTCAAGATAATGAGAAACCTGTCTTTGATGCAGGACGACAGAAAGATGCTTAGTGCCCAAATCTGTTATTATTTCAATGATATAATCCTTAAATGGGCCGCTTCAAAATTAAATCTGACTTTAGATGAAGCAAGGTATCTTGACCCGAGACTGGCAAGGCTCGCAATATCTGGAAAGGATATAAGCATAAATATAAAAAACAGAATGGATATTGTGATAGAAACAAATTCTGATAAAGGAAGTACATATCATGAAGGTTCCAATGCTAGAAAACTTCTAATAAAGTTAAATGTGCCGTGGAAAACCGATCATAAAGATATAAAGGAAATTCATGGACAAGTTGCGAATAAAGGAAAAGTGGTAGGGAAGGTACGTGTACTAAAAAGTTCTCATGTGAATAATTTTGATAATGGAGATATTATTGTCACAGGTATGACGACTCCTGATTTTGCACCTCTTATTAAACGTGCTGGGGGAATAATCACAGATGAAGGCGGAATCACTTGCCATGCCGCTATAATCTCTCGTGAATTAAATATTCCTTGCATTATCGGTACAAAAATAGCAACTAAAGTATTGAAAGATGGCGACAAAGTAGAGCTAGACGCCGAAAAGGGAATTATAAGAATAATATAA
- a CDS encoding histidine phosphatase family protein translates to MESQIKSPEAIREYQSEIILNFFRHGEKEKDKTKTDEQIRLTPGGRMQAKNKAEKGSDIDQSVAFVSTKERTWETAGFVMAGGEDEITGNETLEELKTKIDKDLAYGSKFNVDSRLDFSIGKTEYEKQAIDAFTKGKFMEFLADQSDTLAKEQGFEGQLTYSRQAKGVAEIVLKYFNIAPRWNKLVEEKSDKYEPEMKRFFATHQGIAESFLMKVVEMTKGIEERNKLIKALKNTGFDVTEGFELDVITKAGSEKPTLHLKYSKKSDTPLNDFSIDEEIDLSVVEQIAQG, encoded by the coding sequence ATGGAATCACAAATCAAAAGTCCGGAGGCAATAAGAGAATATCAATCAGAAATAATTCTAAACTTCTTCCGCCATGGCGAAAAAGAGAAAGATAAAACAAAGACAGATGAACAAATCCGACTTACTCCAGGAGGCCGTATGCAAGCTAAAAACAAGGCTGAAAAGGGAAGTGATATAGATCAATCTGTGGCTTTCGTCTCTACAAAAGAACGCACCTGGGAAACAGCAGGTTTTGTGATGGCTGGAGGAGAAGACGAAATAACCGGTAACGAGACATTGGAAGAACTAAAAACTAAGATTGATAAAGATTTGGCTTACGGCTCAAAATTCAATGTAGATTCACGTCTCGACTTTTCTATTGGAAAGACAGAGTATGAAAAACAAGCGATAGACGCTTTCACTAAAGGAAAATTCATGGAATTTTTGGCAGATCAAAGCGACACACTGGCAAAAGAACAAGGTTTTGAAGGACAGCTAACATATTCTCGTCAAGCAAAAGGCGTAGCGGAAATTGTCTTAAAATATTTTAATATTGCTCCAAGATGGAATAAGCTCGTCGAAGAAAAAAGTGATAAATATGAACCAGAAATGAAAAGATTCTTTGCTACCCATCAAGGTATTGCAGAAAGTTTCTTGATGAAAGTTGTAGAAATGACAAAAGGCATCGAGGAGAGAAATAAACTTATAAAAGCATTAAAAAATACCGGTTTTGATGTAACGGAAGGATTTGAATTGGATGTTATTACAAAAGCTGGATCAGAAAAACCTACATTACACTTGAAATATAGCAAAAAGAGCGATACACCTCTAAATGATTTTAGTATTGATGAAGAAATTGATCTCTCTGTTGTGGAACAAATAGCTCAAGGATAG
- a CDS encoding N-formylglutamate amidohydrolase → MTEHPPKFPFADTDSRTERREKLEKVYNTLEALGLPSRPEMRQEEITGNEAVESDTSPIARDGCPNVIIGLPHAGEYAPESLKDRLTEEGTETLALTDLGTPEIFKSKTIPWVKFGISRFVVDPNRAPEFDLDKKYEKGKAPGTILWTKGAKFGPMYKEDMQPTAEEAENWAERYYLPYYNTVMGAVGAMADKRQNRKEERILLVDGHSFPVTADTKTWYDHYGIPDPEMMPMFILGTRDGEGCDDDIIEAFEKALKTNYESLPEDEKKLISEDIKGELFIRNYYMKGVHNVKFWGGAGRNMGVNALQIECNERAYMDRPKSGDWKDFSYNEQKMAIMHSLIEKTCLDIDQLLKGQTKQ, encoded by the coding sequence ATGACCGAACATCCTCCAAAATTTCCTTTCGCAGATACGGACTCTCGAACAGAAAGAAGAGAAAAACTCGAAAAAGTTTACAATACACTTGAAGCTTTGGGTTTACCGTCTCGTCCAGAAATGAGGCAAGAAGAGATAACTGGTAATGAAGCGGTAGAAAGTGATACTAGCCCGATAGCAAGAGACGGCTGTCCAAATGTTATTATTGGATTACCACACGCCGGAGAGTATGCTCCAGAAAGCTTAAAAGATAGGCTGACAGAAGAAGGCACAGAAACTCTTGCGCTTACAGATCTTGGAACACCCGAAATATTTAAAAGCAAGACAATACCTTGGGTAAAGTTTGGTATATCTAGGTTTGTCGTCGACCCAAACAGAGCACCAGAATTTGATTTGGATAAAAAGTATGAGAAGGGGAAAGCTCCGGGCACAATACTTTGGACAAAGGGTGCAAAATTCGGCCCTATGTACAAAGAAGATATGCAACCGACCGCAGAAGAAGCAGAGAATTGGGCGGAGAGATATTATCTGCCTTATTACAATACTGTTATGGGTGCTGTCGGAGCTATGGCAGATAAAAGGCAGAATAGAAAAGAGGAGAGGATTCTTCTTGTAGATGGACATTCTTTTCCTGTTACAGCTGATACAAAGACTTGGTATGATCACTATGGTATTCCTGATCCAGAGATGATGCCAATGTTTATTTTGGGCACGAGAGATGGAGAAGGTTGCGATGACGATATTATAGAAGCGTTTGAAAAAGCCCTGAAAACAAACTATGAATCTTTACCGGAAGATGAAAAGAAATTAATTTCAGAGGATATTAAGGGTGAATTATTTATCAGAAATTATTATATGAAAGGTGTTCACAATGTCAAATTCTGGGGTGGAGCAGGTAGAAATATGGGCGTAAATGCGCTTCAGATTGAATGCAATGAAAGGGCTTATATGGATAGACCAAAAAGCGGTGATTGGAAAGATTTTTCTTATAATGAACAAAAGATGGCTATTATGCATTCTCTCATAGAAAAAACCTGTCTTGATATTGACCAATTATTAAAAGGACAAACAAAGCAATAA